The segment ACTCGGTATAACCTTCCTGATCGCCTAAGCCAAACAATGCAATGGTTTTATTGGTTAAACGTAATCCATCAAGCTGCTGCCACACGGCTTCCCAATCTTCTTGCAGTTCACCAAAGTCCCAAGTTGAGATACCTAAAATAAGCATATCAAACTGGTTCATCTCATTGATGTCTGCTTCTTTAATATTACGCAGTTCAATCAGTTCAGTACCAATACAATCACGGATCTTTTCTGCTGCCATTTCGGTATAGCAGGTGGTTGAGCCATAAAACAAACCGATTTTCATGCTGAGTATCCTAGTATTTTTATTTATTGT is part of the Photobacterium angustum genome and harbors:
- the fldB gene encoding flavodoxin FldB codes for the protein MKIGLFYGSTTCYTEMAAEKIRDCIGTELIELRNIKEADINEMNQFDMLILGISTWDFGELQEDWEAVWQQLDGLRLTNKTIALFGLGDQEGYTEWFLDAMGMLHDKLLEADVQFIGYWPNDDSYQFEASKALTEDKQFFVGLALDEDGQYELSDQRITQWCEQIMLEYAETL